ATCTCAGGTACAAGAACGCGTGGTCGAACTGGAGAAAACATTTTGAAAGAGGTCATGAAAGAATCGATAAAGGTTGGGATTGTGAAGACGAATTTGAAAACTGGAAACGGTGAGGTCGAATTTGCTTGGGATTTGGGGGATGGAAAGTACATTCCGATAGATTCAAAACTACCGGAGCTTGAGGAGATCATCGAACAACTTGAGAAGGCTGACATTTCAGAAAAAGAATCCTATCGAAAGTTGATATCCGATAAACTCAAAAAAGAGATCGAACGTGTCAAGAAATATCAGAACTGTCACAACACCATCGATAGTTGTATATTGGTGGTGCCAGATGCGGCATTGGATATTGCTCCAGAGCTCATGAATATCGGCAGAGGATCGAATGTTTATCTTTGTGGTTATAAAGATGTTTTCTTCGTGGCACACACGATAGCTGAAAGATATCTTCAGCTCAAAGAGCAAGGAGATGTTGGAAGATACAAACAACTTGTGAATGGATTGCTGAAAGTTCTTGCGGAAATTGAGAAGAAAATCGACAGTATTGCGAAATCTAGCGATTCAATACGATCGAGTGTTGATAAAATCAGAGAAAATATAGCAAAGGCCAAGAGATTCGAAGATTTCCAAGAAACATTGGAAAAACAAAATGTTGAGGAAAGTTGATCCAAGGAGGGAGGTTTAACCATGTTCGTCAAGGATATCATGACAACGAACGTCATCACTATATCTCCGGAAGCAACATTTCACGAAGCGATGGAGATCATCAGGACTAAGGGTGTGAGGAGACTTCCTGTGGTCAAAGATGACAAAGTCGTTGGTATCGTCGCTGAGAAAGATTTATTGAAGGCCTCTCCATCTCAGGCGACGACTTTGGACGTGTGGGAGCTCACCACGCTGCTCGGTAAACTGAAGGTCAAACAAATCATGAAGAAAGACGTTGTCCATGTGCACCCGAACACACCGATAGAAGAAGCTGCTAAGATCATGGCAGACAGAAAAATAGGTTCACTTTTGGTGATGGAAGAAGAGAAGTTGGTTGGTATCATCACTGAGACTGACATATTCAAAATGTTCATCAACATGTTGGGAGCTCGTGAAAAAGGTTTCAGATACGTTTTCAAAGTTCAGAATGTTCCGGGCATCCTCGCAAGAATTTTGAATTTGATGTATCAATGTGGGGCAGATGTGATCGCCGTTAGCACGTATGAAAAATCGGATCAAGAGTACAACGTCGTTGTGAAGGTCAAACTTTCGTTGAACAGAGAAAGCTTCGAAAAGAAACTGTTAGAGGGTATTCCAAACGTTTCCATCATCGATGTGAGACAAGATTGAAGGGGGCATGAGCCCCCTTCAGATTTACTGAATCGGTCTGAGCGTGACGGAGACATTGACGGTTTTTCTATCCACCTTCAGTGTGAGAACTTCTGCGTAGTAACCGCCTTTGATCACCACAAGTTGATAAGTTCCATAGTCAAGATCGATTCTGAGCGGTGTGATACCTTTCAAATAACCGTTGATGTAAACGAGTGCGTTGGAAGGCGAGCTACTTATGCTTACAGTACCGATCCTGCTGACAGGTTCAAGTGTCAACCTCACAGTTTTTGTTTCATTCGGGGTAACTTGGACTTCCGTTGAGGCATCTTCATAGTCCGGCAGACTCGCAACGACTCTGTGTACAATGTTGGCATCGACTTCAACTCTCAAGCCTGATGGATCTGCAACGCCGACGTACCTTCCATTCACGTAAATTGAAGCGTTCGGTGGAGTAGTATAAATGAGCAAAAAGCCGGTTCTGACGATCGGTGGCAATGTTATATCGATCCTCTTGGTCTCACCGGAAGCCACACTCACCGTCACCGTCGTATCCTGATAGCCATCCATCGTCGCGATGATCGTGTGTGGACCTGGATCAACTTGCACTGAAAGTCCTGTCGCTCTTGCGGTTCCAACGTAAGTTCCATCCACATAGATCGAGGCGCCAGCTGGATTGGTGAAAATGTTGAGTGTTCCTTTTCTCACAGCGGGAGCAAGGTTGAGCGTGACTGATCTTGTCTCACCTGGGCTCAACGTCACCGTCACAGAAGCATCTTGATAACCACTCATTCTGGCGACTATGTTGTAGGTGGCAGGGGTCAATGAAAGACTCAAACCTGCCGATGTTGTGGTTCCTCTATATTGAGTATTGATGTAGATCGATGCTCCTATGGGATTCGTGAACACGATCAACGTGGCTCTTTCTGGACTGAGCGCCATGCTCACCGTTTTGGTCTCACCCAGGGCAATGGTGACCGATCTTTGCTCTGGTTCGTATCCTGGTCTGGTGGCGAGGATCGTGTGCGTACCAGGTTGAACTTCGATCTGCAGTGGGCTCACACCAACGTAGCTACCGTTCAGATAGATCTGCGCACCCGGTGGTGTTGTTTGGATGTTGAGCATAGTCTTTCTCAGAAAGTTTGCTGTTACAACTATTGTTCTTCCTTCGGTGACGAAGAAAGTTTCAACTATGACTTGATCTTGTAGATAGAAGGTGGCGAAGTGTTGACCCTCATCGAGCTCGACTCGCGCTGGAGTTCTTCCAAGATATCTTCCATCAACATACACGTATGCGCCAGTTGGGTTAGATTCCAGTTGAACGACACCTGTTCTCGGAGCTCTGCCAACGTAGAAATAAGTTATATCGCTCGCCCATTCACCGGTGAGGTATGGCAAGATCTGTCTTTGAACATAATTTTCTGGATCGGTCGTGAGTTCTGGGAAAGTTTGGGTGGTACCGAGCTCTCTCAATTGTTGGATGATGGGGATATAGCTGGTACTAGCGATGATTTGAATGAACTCTTTACCCTCAGGTGGTGAAACTTTGAGAGAATAGGTTGTCGAGATGGGAAGCTTGTAAGTGACGTTCGGTGCGATGTAATTGTTCGTATCGTACCTGTTCGGGAACAAAAGCGTGATCTTTCCATCGGGTCGAATATCGTAAATGACCACATAACAACTCTTGTTGGCTTTGAAAAAGATGTTGATCGATTCTCCAACCTGATAGACCGCTCCTTCAGGTTTATTGAGCCAAACTCTCACTTCAAGCTCACTAGGTTTTGGAACAATGATGATGTTTTTAAGCTGCATCTCTGCAAAGCTCATTGTTGCGATCAGTGAAACCAAAATTAAAATCCAAACCTTTTTGCTCATCCAAATCCCCCCTTTCACGGCTCAATCACACGTGCCGCTGTAACTTTTCCACCTTCAATCTTGAAAAAGGCAAAACCCCTCAGCTGAGATGAAGATATATTCTTAGGTACTGTCAAATCCTGCCAGTTTGTTCTAAATTCGGCGCTTGTAACTCTATAAACACCATTTTCGTTGATGAATTGGACCAAGACATAACCACTGTTTGGAGTAATTAACACTTTCTCTTGTGTTCCTACGCCGATCACTAAGTCCCACGTTGTACCAAAAAGATCGTTCGGCTCTAAGCGGAGCTTCAAATTACCACCTGTGATAGATTCGACCCGATCACGGATCTGTTCTTTGACATTCTGAAGGTTCGAATATGTATCGTAACTACCAACAAATTCATTGTTCAAAAATGCATACCTATCATTTGGGGTCACACTTTCTATACCACGATCACTAAACAGTGCTGAACTTGGATACCAGAGCAATATGGTGTCTGTTCGAACGTTGTTACACCAGTTTGAAAGATCCTCTAGATTAGAGTTTCTCACTGGGCCTGCTTCAACTATGTTCAGAGGTGTTCCATACTTTGGAAGTGCTATCGGTGTACTGCAGGAGTAGATCAATAAGGCTGCGAGCGCCGTAACAATGATCAACAGGACGTTTCTTTTTACCTTCATACCATCACCCCCATAGGTTAAAATTGAGAGGCGCGATCGCGCCTCTCAGTATGTGAAACTGTAAACGAGCCTGGCCATCTTTCTGATGGCGAAGATCGCTACGAAATCTCCTTTTTTGATCTTTCCCACCACTTCGTTCCAATCGTTCGTGGACTTTATGGTGTATCTTTGACCGCTCACCGCAATTTGATCGATCACATCGCCTGGTTGCAAGCCAAGTGAACCTTTGTTCTGTCTTACGATCACACCGTTCACAGATGCAGCTATGGAGTAAGTTTCTCTGTCAGATGGGGTTATTTCACCCACCACAAGTCCGGCGAATTCTCTTGCAGCAGTGACCGATTGTGTTTGTTCGTCAGTGGAGGCACCGAGTTTGACACTGAACTTCATTTCTCTTCCGTTTCTGTTCACGACGATTTCCACAATTTCTCCAGGCACACGACTGTGTATGAGTGAAACGAGTTCAGCATCACTGCTCACATCGACCCCATCGAACTTGATGACCACGTCGTTCTCCTTCAAACCGGCCTTTTCTGCCGGTGAACCTCCCAGGATCTGTACGATCAAGGCACCTTTGTTCACCTTCAATCCCAACGCTTTGGCGAGCTCGTTGGTCACGGTGGTCACTCTGACGCCGAGGAAAGCTTTTTGAGCCTTACCAGTTTGAACGAGCTGATCGATGAAACGCTTCACCGTGTTGATGGGTATGGCGAAACCAAGGTTCACTGCCTGCTGTGGATTGATGATCGCCGTGTTGATACCTATCACTTGACCGTGTATGTTCAAAAGAGGTCCACCACTGTTACCTGGGTTGATCGCCGCGTCCGTTTGAATGAGGTTGGTATAGTAACCCGATCCATCTGGCTTCGGTATCCTCCTTCCAGTAGCGCTCACCACGCCTATGGTGACTGTGTGTTGAAAACCAAGAGGATTACCAATCGCGATGGCCCATTCACCTATCTTGACCTTGTCCGAATCACCAAATTCAAGCACTGGAAGTTCTTTTTCAGCGTTGATCTTTATAACAGCGATGTCCAATTCTGCGTCTCCACCGATGTACTCAGCTTTGTAAGTAGAACCGTTCAGGAGTGTTACAGTGATCTCGACAGCACCACTCACGACATGTTCGTTGGTGAGTATGTAGCCAACTTTGTCGAAGATGAAGCCAGAGCCAATACTCGTGGTGCGCTGTGTTCCTCCGAACGGAGAGTAACCGAACCAGCGTCTGAAGAAATCCTCTATGAATGGATCGAAATACGGTGAGCTGACAGTCTTCACCGCTTCAACTTTGACCACAGCTGGTGCACAGGCCTCAACCACTGCGACGATGGGGCTCTGGTAATCCGGATTGAGCAGTGCAAAAGTTGAAACTACCACCACAAGTAGGCTCAACACCACGAACAGTTTTCTCACAGCGAACACCTCCTCGAATCAAGCTTTGGCTCCATCTTCTTTGACGCTCATATTTTCCCCCGCGTTCATTAGAAAGTGATTAAAAAATTCCTGAATAGCGCGTTCTATAGACTCGAATTTTTCAAGTTTCATGAAAGCTTCTCTGAATTTCCTTGCGTTCGCAAAACCATGTGTGTACCCCATCACGAACTGCCTGAGTTTGTAGAAAGACTTCTCTCCTTCTTGTTCTCTCAGCATCCTTGTATGGAAAAGAAACATATCTCTTATCTCCTCAAAGCTAGGTTCACTTCCATGTTGGATTTCGAAGAATATCCAAGGTTTTCTCAAAACACCCCTGGCCACGATGGCAGCCTTCGATTTCGAAATTTCGAGTGCTTTTTTGATATCTTCAACTGTGAAAAGATCGCCACTGATCGCAGTGGGTACGTTCCATTTATCGAGTTGTAGGTTCCATTCGGCTTTACCAGAGTACATCTGAACGGCTGTTCTTCCATGAACTTCCACACCATCCACCCCAGTAAAAATCAAAGTTTCCATGATCTTTTCAAGTTCGTTCTTTTCAAAACCAAGTCTCACTTTCACTGTCACAGGTTTTTCACAAGCATCTTTCATGGCTTTGACGATGTCTCCGAGTCGATTTAGATCTCTCAGCAACGCGGCACCGGCATTCTTTTTAACCACCTTCTTCACAGGACACGCGGCATTCAAATCGATCCAACTGGCACGATGTTGAATCTTCTTGGCAGCGAGGGCGAGTTTTCTTGGTTCAGATCCGTAGAGTTGAACGGCCGTGTCCTTTTCATCGACTGAAGGAAGCATTCTTTCGACAACGGTGAGTTGCAGTAAAACACTTTCGGCGCTGATCATTTCGGTGAAAAAGAACTGTGCGCCCCACAATCTACACACAGTTCTGAAAGCCTTATCCGTTATGCCAGCCATGGGCGCGAGACCTACAGAGCCTGGATAACTAAACTTCGCCATAGTAACTCGCGACGGATTCTTCTATTTGTGCAACGACCATACCTTTTATACTTTTGCCCTGTCGTGCACGTTTTCTTATCTCGGTTGCGGAAAGTTCGATCAACGGAGCCTGAAGGAAAATGATTCTTTCAAACAGATCATTCAAAACGGTTTTTGCCCTTTCGTGGTAAGGTTTTCCACAGTATCTTGGATAAACGACGAAGTGACATGAGTTGAGCAAATCTACATATCTGTACCAAGTTTCGATATAACTCAAAGCATCTTCACCAACGATGAAATATGGTTTGCACGAGTGCTTGCTCGCAAAGTGGTTCACTGTGTAGAGGGAATAAGAGACATCTCCCCTGACCTTTTCATAATCGCTCACTACGACGTTATTCAAATCGAAAGTTTTCTTACACCATTCGAACCTCAGCTCGAACGGTGCCACGTCGTCAGATCTGTGAGGAGGTTTATAAGTCGGCACGATGTAGAGTAATTCGAGCTGTAAAAGTTCCATCGCATACTGTGTCACGATCAAATGACCTACGTGTGGGGGACTGAAGGTGCCACCAAAGATGCCTATTCTATTCGTGATATTCAAAGTCATAACCTCCAATCCAGACCGTATCTCCTTCCTTCGCTCCAGCTTGCTTCAGTTTCTCACTCAAACCATTCCTTTCCAACACTTCCAGAAATCTTGCCAACGCATCTTTGTATTGTAACGAATAACGTTTGAGCCAGGCTTCAACTTGCTCACCTTTCACGATGAACCCTTCTTTCGTTCTGACAATTTCAAAGTCGAACTTGAGTTCGAGTCTTGTTTTGACCGGTTTAGGTTTCTCAAAAGCTGGAGCTGGAAGCATTTTCATCTTCAATTTGCTCTCACCAACGTGTTCTGCTATCTTGGCTTTCAAAATATCTATGTTTTGCTTCGTGAGCGCAGAAACTGCTATCGGTTCTTTACCGGTGTGACGTTTCAATCTCTCGAGTCTTTCGTGCAGTTCTTTTTCATCGAGTAAGTCTATCTTGTTTGCGACTAAGAGTTGGGGTTTTTTCAACAATTCTGGACTGTATTTTTCTAGCTCTTGCACGATCACATCGTGATCCTTCAAAAAATCTCTACCCTCGACGCTCGCTATATCTATCACGTGTACAAGAACACTGCATCTTTCGATGTGCCTCAAAAACAGGTTTCCAAGTCCACTACCTTTGTGTGCCCCCTCGATCAGTCCGGGGATGTCAGCAAGGACGTATTCTATCTCGTTTCCAATCCGTACAACTCCTAGGTTCGGTATGAGTGTGGTGAAAGGATAGTCAGCGATCTTTGGCCTGGCATTGCTCATTGCCGCGATGAGTGAGGATTTACCAACGTTTGGAAGTCCGACCAATCCTGCATCGGCGAGCAGTTTCAACTCAAGTTCTATCCATCTTTCTTCACCTTTCTCTCCAGACTCCGCGATCCTCGGGGCTCTCAGAGTGCTGGTTGCAAAGTGAACATTACCCCTACCGCCTTTACCCCCCCGTGCGACACAAACCATCATGCCGTGCCTATCGAGATCCGCTAAAATCTCACCAGTTTGCAAGTCTCTCACCACGGTGCCGACCGGAACATCTATGATCAGATCTTCACCGTTCTTACCGGCCTGTTTTTTCCCTTTACCGTGCTGTCCGTTTTCTGCGACGAATTTCTTTTGATGTTTGAATCTGAGAAGTGTCGAGAAGCTGGCATCGGCTCTCAAGATGACGAAGCCTCCATCGCCTCCATCGCCGCCGTCCGGTCCTCCGTGTGGCACATACTTTTCCCTGCGGAAGCTCACCGCTCCATTTCCACCGTCTCCAGCTTTCACGAATATCTTCACACGATCAACGAAATCTTCCCTTTCCAAGTTCCTCACCCTTTGATTTAGACTAGCACAATTTCGAAGACAAAGGTAGAGAGGGATTAAAGATTGATTCCATCTGTCAATAAACCCTTTCGAGGATTCTCTAAGCCCTAAATTTATACTATTCATTGATAATGATTGAAACCGTAGGAGGGGTGATTTCATGCTGAAATTATTTTGTTTTCTTTTAATTCCTGCCACAATTTTTTCTTCGACTTTTTTCGATTCCTCTCGTGACTTTATTGATGCCATGAGAAATGACAAAACAATTCGAACTGCACATTTAGGAATTTACTTTGTGGACTTGGAAAGCGGAGAAGTCATTCTGAATTACAACGAACACAAACTATTCATACCAGCTTCGGTCATGAAACTCTTTTCAACTTTGCTGGCTTGGGAGGTTCTCGGAGAAGATTTCAAGTACGAAACGAAGATTTATATTCCTAAGGGTTCACAACCTCCATGTGTGAAAGGAGATATCGTGATAAAAGGTAGCGGAGATCCTTCACTGAACCATGTTGTACTCGAAAAGCATTTGGTCAAATTCAAGGAAGATGGCTTTCAAAGGGTAGAAGGCAACTTGGTGATCGACAACACCGCTTTCAACAAAGAGAGGTGGTCTACGAGATGGCCATGGGATTTGAACGATAATCCCCACGTTGATGCATTGATCGTTCAAAACAGAGTGCATGGCTTCAATCCATACAATGAGGACGAAGTAGCACTCTATGCAGGAGAGATGGTGAGAGAAACGCTGCAACGTTTTGACATACAGTTGCAGAGCGTGAAGGTCGGAAGGCTCGAACCAGAAATATTTGAGGAATTCATAACCATACGCTCACAACCTTTAAAGGAATTGATACGCGTTGCAAACAAAGTCAGTCATAACTCTTACGCGGAACAAATATTCAGAACGGTTGGATTGAAGCTCTTTGGAATTGGTAGTAACGCAAACGCTGTGAAAGCACTGAATCAGTTGGTAGATAAAATCGTTGGAGAAGATTATCCACGCAATTTTGCTGACGGTTGTGGTCTTTCGATGTACAACCTTGTAAGCCCATACATGACAGTGAAGTTGCTCGAATACGCTTACAAGAAATGTGGTGGCTTGAATGGGTTCATCTCCACGCTGGCCGTGGCTGGAAAAGATGGTACCTTGGCGAAGAGATTAGCAGGTTATCAAGTGTATGGTAAAACAGGTACCTTGGCATACTGTGCTTCCTTAGCAGGAGTTGCTATCACCAAGTTTGACAGGAAAGTGGCTTTCGCAATATTTGTGAACAACTATTCTGGTCAATATCCTAAAGATCAGATAGATTCGATCGTCAGGTGGGTGTGTGATAATTATTGATCACTCGATCATACCTTGAACAAAAGTTGACCTAGCCGCTGCTTAGCTTTTAAAGTAACCCTGTTTACGAAAGGTGAAAAATACACTTTTTAAAAACTCGTGTTGAGGTTTTTGGTTCATTGTTTGTCAAGTTTTTGATACTCCTCACTTGAGATCCATAAACACCCCATTGCACCAATTTTGTTACCATAACGCGATCAAAGCTTGCATTGAAAAACTGTTTGCACAGAAGATTCGACAATGAGTATCTTCTCATGTGATCAGCTTTTAACGCGAATTTCTTTCAATGTTCGCACTACGTTTGAATTGAAATTGCAAGAAATTTTAAGAAATCTTTCGATTAGGTGAGAAAACGAGCCATAAAAATGAAAAACAACGCAAATCATTTGAATCTTACGAATGATTGGCAAAAGTGGGATTTGTGTAATCTGAGAAAAATTGGTATATTGTTGATGAACATATTGAGAAAACGTTAGACCTCTCATTAGAAAAGGAGAATGATCGTTGGCTAGTCTGAAAGATGTGGCAAATTTGGCCAACGTTTCGATCTCGACAGTTTCCAAGGTGCTCAATGGAAAAGGTCGCGTGAGCGAGGCGAAAAGGAAAGAGATACTGAAAATAGCGAGGCAACTCGGCTACACGCCAAACTACCACGCTCGAACGATGGCTCGGAGGACAAAGATTTTGACTATAGGTTTGATCGTGCCAGACATCATCAACCCATTTTTTGCAAGACTAACGCGTGGGGTTCAAAAAGCTTGTGGGGAAGATACGCTGGTCATCCTCATGGATTCGTTCAGAAACCTTGATAGAGAAGAGAAACTCATACGCAATGCGAGGTTTTTCGGTATAAATGGGATCATCATAGGCAACTCTCGCGTGAACGATGACTTGGTGGAGGAAATTTCGAACTACATTCCCGTAGTCGTGTTCGACAAGTACTATGAGTTGGAGAACGTTGTTTCTATAGTTTTGGACAACAACTATGGCGCGTACATGGCGACGAAGCATTTGATCGAAAACGGTTGTAAAAATATCGTGCATCTGGGTGGAACCCATGAACTTTATGTTTCCTTAGAACGTGCTCGGGGTTATGAATCAGCCATGAAGGAGGCGGGTCTAAAGCCTTTGGTTCAACCTGTAGGTTATAACGAGTCAGCGGGTTATCAGGGTATGAAGCGGTTGATCGAAACAGGAGAAAAGTTGGATGGGGTTTTTTGCATGAACGATCTTGTGGCCATAGGTGCCATGAGAGCTATCAAAGAAAAAGGATTGAGAATACCACAAGACGTGGCCGTCATAGGTTTCGACAACGATGAAGAACTCTGTGAGGTGGTGAATCCACCGTTGAGTTCGATACATCAACCTGTGGAAGAAATGGGTGAAGTGGCTGCGAAATTGTTGTTCGAACTCATCAAAGGAAACTCAAAGGTCAAACGTTACGTGTTCGCTCCAAGGTTAGTCGTGAGGCAGTCAAGTTTGAGGGGTGAATCATGAAAAAAATTCTCATCGTTGGAGCCCACAGCGACGATCCAATCATAGGGGTCGGTGGTACCATACGGGAGCTGTCAAAACTCGGCAACAGTGTCACGGTTTTGAGTGTTTGCGGTGATAGGATAGAAGGTTACACTGAAGCGATTGAATTGCTCAGCGCTGAACCTGTGTATTTCGATTTTTCTTACGCTCAGATAGATGAAGAGGACTTTTTCAAACGGCTCGAAGAGTTGATGAAAAAACTCAATCCAGACATCGTTTTTACCCACTGGTATTCCGAGATATTGTACGATCACGAAGTAGTTTCGAAGCACACCATCAAACTGGCTAGGAAGTTTGAAAAGGAGATCTATCTTTTCGAAATACCAGCTTCAAGTCAGGATTTTCAGTTCGATGTGGCAGTGGATGTGACGAGTTCTTATGAGTACAAGAGAAAGGCTATAGAAATGATGAAAAGTGCTTTCAAAGAGGAGGTCTTCGAGAAAGAAATAATGCCTTCGATCATTTTCCCTGCAGGCTTTAGGGGTATTCAAATTGGTTGTCCTTATGCCGAGGTGTTCAAGCATCTAGGTTCTAGATTTCCATTATCACCGTGCAGGAAGAAGCTTTTGGACCTTTCAAAACTTTGAGGAGGTGCTTCGATGAAGAAATTAAAAGTTGGTATCGTGGGCGCTGGAAAAATCGCTGAGGTACTCCATGTTCCAAACACACTCCTCTCAGAGTATGCAGAGCTTGTGGCCATAGCTGATCCTAATCCGCAGAGACTCGAGTACTTCAAGAAGAAGTTGGAAAGTCACCGTATCAATTTCTATGTTGACTACCGAGAGATGTTTCAAAAAGAAAGTATGGATGCTGTGATCGTTGCGGTTCCGAATACTTTGCACGCGGAGATTTCTATCGCTGCTTTAGAGAGTGGTAGGAACGTGCTTGTTGAAAAGCCTATGGCTACTAATTCTCAAGAGGCTTTAAAGATGATCGAAGCAGCGAAGAAAAGCAAAAAAGTTTTGATGGTGAACCATTCACAAAGATTTTTTCCACACCATCAAAGAGCTAAGGAGGTGGTTCAGTCTGGCATACTCGGTGAAATAAGACTCGTCAAGACGATGTTTGGTCATGCGGGACCAGAGAATTGGTCGCCGAATGCCGCGTGGTTCTTCAATAAAGATGTGGCCATGTTCGGTGCTTTGGGAGATCTGGGGGTACACAAGGTAGATTTGATCAGGTACATCACGGGACTAGACATTGTGCAGTGTGTTGGCCTAACCGCGACACTTGAAAAACGTGCCTCAGTGGAAGATGTCGCGAGTGCGGTTTTGAAACTTTCGAACTCAGCCTTGGCCACACTCGATTCTAACTGGATAACTAAGGGGCTCGAAGAGAACTACTTTGTTGTCTACGGAGAGAAAGGCACAATGAAGGTTGGACAAACCGATCCAACGAAGATCGATATCTATCTCGACAGACCTTTCAGAATGCACGGAGAAATAGTTCTAAAACCTCTATTCACTAATGAAGATCCTTACTGGAAGATGCCCATCATCGATCATTTCGCTAAAGTGTGTCTGGGGCTAGAAGAACCTATCGTTAAGCCAGAAGATGGGTACATCGCGGTGAAAGTTGTCGAGAAAATATTCGAATCTTATAAGAAAGGACAGGTAGTGAGCATCGAATGAGTGTGATTCTTTCAGCGAGAAACATTTGCATGGACTTTTCTGGTGTGAGAGTTCTTCATAACGTTGATGTGGACTTTTCACCGGCGAGGATATACGGCCTAGTCGGTGAGAACGGTGCCGGAAAGTCAACGCTGATGAGAATCTTATCGGGTTTTCTTCATCCGACCGAAGGTGAAGTTTATTTTGAGGGAAATAGAGTCCTACTCAATCCGTTGAAGGCCAAGTCATTGGGGATCATCTTGATACCGCAGGAGCTGAATCTCGTCGAAGGCTTGAGAGTTTACGAGAACATCTTTCTCGGTGATGAGATCAGGAAAGGATTTTTCATTTCCAAGAAAGCCATGATAGAAGAAACCAAGCGTTTAATATCGCAGCTCGAGCTGTCTATAGATCCCACAGCTTTCGTCTTCCAACTTTCCCCAGCTCAGAAGCAAATGGTGGAGATCATCAAAGCCATATCGAAGAGGGTGAAAGTACTCATCATGGATGAGCCAACATCATCTTTAACGGATGAGGAAGTGTTGAAGCTCTTTCAAATAATGAGAAACATGAAGCAGCACGGTATAACGGTCATATTCATTTCCCACAGACTCAAGGAAGTTCGCCAAATCGCTGAGGAACTGATCGTGCTACGGGACGGGAGAAAAGTTTATCAAGGAGAGTTGCAGAACCTCACTGAAAAGCAAATAGCGGAGCTCATGGTTGGTCGAAAGTTGGACGAGATGTTTCCGAGCAAACCCATCCCCGACCGCGAGGTAGTCCTTCAGGTGAAGGATCTTTCAACTGAGGACGGCAGAGTTAAGAAAGCAAGTTTTGAGCTTTATAAAGGTGAAATACTGGGTTTCTATGGCCTAGTAGGCTCAGGCAGAACGGAACTCATGGAAGCCTTGGTTGGTATCAGGAAAGTTTTATCGGGCGAGATACATCTGTTTGGTAAGAAAGTAGAAATTAAAGATCCCAAAACGGCAAAAAGATTTGGGTTGGTTTATCTTCCAGAGGATAGAAAAAAAGCAGGAATCATCTCGGTTTTGGAGGCCTTCAAAAACACTACGATGATGTCTTTAGAAAAGTTTTCCAAACTCCTCTTGAAAACGAAGTATGAAATTAGTGCTTTCAAAAATTATGAGAAAAGATTCAAGATCAAAGTACAAAGTCCATGGCAAACGGCCGGAA
This region of Pseudothermotoga sp. genomic DNA includes:
- a CDS encoding sugar ABC transporter ATP-binding protein, yielding MSVILSARNICMDFSGVRVLHNVDVDFSPARIYGLVGENGAGKSTLMRILSGFLHPTEGEVYFEGNRVLLNPLKAKSLGIILIPQELNLVEGLRVYENIFLGDEIRKGFFISKKAMIEETKRLISQLELSIDPTAFVFQLSPAQKQMVEIIKAISKRVKVLIMDEPTSSLTDEEVLKLFQIMRNMKQHGITVIFISHRLKEVRQIAEELIVLRDGRKVYQGELQNLTEKQIAELMVGRKLDEMFPSKPIPDREVVLQVKDLSTEDGRVKKASFELYKGEILGFYGLVGSGRTELMEALVGIRKVLSGEIHLFGKKVEIKDPKTAKRFGLVYLPEDRKKAGIISVLEAFKNTTMMSLEKFSKLLLKTKYEISAFKNYEKRFKIKVQSPWQTAGTLSGGNQQKVVISKLVETGARIFLFDEPTRGVDVNARHQIYEIMHNMIKELGCSFVVVSSDLPEVIGLCNRVLIMRSGEIVAEVAGEELTEKELIYHATGVKEVGVY